The DNA sequence ATAGCGCGCCAGCAGCGCCAGGAAGTCCCAAGCGAAGACGTAGGCGTCTTCCGTAGGCAGGACCAGGCTTTTCCGGGGATAGAATATCCGGAGATCAGAGCCGAATTCAGGGTCAAGATTATAAAAGAAAAAGAGCTCCAGGGGACGAAAAGGGCGCAGCCGTAAGCCCCAGAGGATAGTATCGTAGGGAAGTTCCGACACCAGCTCTCCTCCGAGACAATGGGCTAACAGGTCCGGCGCCAACCCGGCTAGCAGCTCTAAATCGGCGCGATATTTTTTCCGGATATAACCACGTAATTGCCCTTCCCAGCCCCAACCATTCTCAAAATGGCCCAAGGTGACCAAATCATACGGGAAATCTGTGGCCATGCCGTTTAATCGGTCGCCTTGGATACCAGTTTTTTCATAAACTTATCGGCATTGATGATGAACCGTTCGTGTGTGGCCTCGCCGATCTTCTCCTTTTCGTCAAAAGCCTCCAGCTTAAAGGTTAGTTTCTTGCCCTCGATGCCGATGAGTTCGGTAACCACCCGCACTTCCATGCCCAAGGGTGTCGGGGCCGTGTGTTTCAGGTTCATGCCGATACCGACCGACTGTTCTCCCGACTGAAGATGCTTGGCCATCAAGTCGGCGCTGACCCCTTCCATCAGCCCCACCAGAAAAGGGGTGGCAAAGGCGTCGGGTAGGTCGGGAAAAAACCTCCGGGCCGAGTGCTCCGGACCGGTCTTCTGCCGCAGTTCATTAATCATACCTACTTTAAAGGGCGATTCCATGCCGTTCTCCTCTGGCGCTGCATCGGCCGACACCCTGGATGCGTTTACTAAAAGGTTTTCCTTGCTAAACTACCGGGAAAACCTTTACTTTGCCGAATTGCTCCCCTTGTCCGAAACGCCGCCCGAGCTCTCTCGCTTCTGCCAGGACCTCCGGCCGCTTCCGGATGGCCCCTTTTTCGTCCACCTGCTTTACCAGAACTTCGGCGGCATAGCGGATATTGATGGCATCGAAGAAATAATGGGTGACTAGTCTGGCGCCTACAAAGACATGCTTGCCTTTAGTGGCCGCAGTGGCCAGCAACACCCCTTGCCGGTTTTCCCCTGGGAATTCCTGTTTCAGAACATAGCGCCGGGCCCAAAAGGCCTGGGTGCGGTCAATCATGGCCTTGGCCTGGGCAGTCAGGCCATAGAAAAAAATAGGGGAGGCCAGGGCTACTACATCTGCGGACAACAGCTTGGGGTAAAGCTCCTGCATGTCATCTTTGATGGGACAATCGCCGTCTTTAAAACACTTGTATATTTCCAGGCAGGGAGAAATTTTCAAAGACCGCAACGCCACTTTTTCAATTTCGCCCCCGCCCTCCTGGGCCCCCTGTAGGAAGGCGTCCAACAATACCTCGGAATTGCCGCCGACCCGAGGACTGCCCCAGATCCCCAGAATTTTCATTAAGCGCTCCTTTTTCCGGCACTCCCATTAGTATCGCCGCGCTTTTATCAGGTTAATAGATCGCTACCATTTTGTCAAGTTTTTGTTTGCAGGTATTATATTGATATTATTATTTTTATTAGAGAAACCGGGCTGTCGGGTTCAGGCCATTTCGCTGCCTCGCGACCGAACGCCCATGGCCACGCCGCGTTTGGATTGGCGGATAAATTCCAGAAGATGGGCGACCTCCGGCGTCAGCGGGACCTCAGCCTCTACCTGCTGCATTGCCATCTGGAGGTTGACCCGTTGGCGGAAGAGGAGGTTAAAAGCAGCCTTTAAGGTCCGAATCTGTTCCTGGTTGAAGCCGGCCCGTCGCAGACCCACTAAATTTAGGGCTCGTACGGTGTGTTCCCAGTCAACGATGCAGAACGGCGGCACGTCCCGGGAAGCCCGCGCCCCGCCCCGCATCATGGCCAGTCGACCTACTCGGCAGAATTGGTGGATGACGCAGTTGCCGGAGATAAGGGCCCGGTCACCCACCTCCACATAGCCGCCGATCAAAGCCCCGTTGATGACAACGACATTATTGCCCAGGGAAGAGTTATGGGCCATATGGGACAAGGCCATGATGAAGTTATGGTCTCCGACTCGGGTGGCGCTGCCCGGTTTGGTACCCCGGTGGATGGTGGCATACTCCCGGATGATATTGTGATTGCCGATGATTGTGTAGCTTTTTT is a window from the Desulfobacca acetoxidans DSM 11109 genome containing:
- a CDS encoding thioesterase family protein, with the translated sequence MESPFKVGMINELRQKTGPEHSARRFFPDLPDAFATPFLVGLMEGVSADLMAKHLQSGEQSVGIGMNLKHTAPTPLGMEVRVVTELIGIEGKKLTFKLEAFDEKEKIGEATHERFIINADKFMKKLVSKATD
- a CDS encoding flavodoxin family protein, coding for MKILGIWGSPRVGGNSEVLLDAFLQGAQEGGGEIEKVALRSLKISPCLEIYKCFKDGDCPIKDDMQELYPKLLSADVVALASPIFFYGLTAQAKAMIDRTQAFWARRYVLKQEFPGENRQGVLLATAATKGKHVFVGARLVTHYFFDAINIRYAAEVLVKQVDEKGAIRKRPEVLAEARELGRRFGQGEQFGKVKVFPVV
- the lpxA gene encoding acyl-ACP--UDP-N-acetylglucosamine O-acyltransferase, with product MKIDPTARIADDVELGSEVNIGPGVIIEGPSSIGSGCTIQAHAYIGPYTTIGNHNTISFGAIIGHEPQDYAFQGEKSYTIIGNHNIIREYATIHRGTKPGSATRVGDHNFIMALSHMAHNSSLGNNVVVINGALIGGYVEVGDRALISGNCVIHQFCRVGRLAMMRGGARASRDVPPFCIVDWEHTVRALNLVGLRRAGFNQEQIRTLKAAFNLLFRQRVNLQMAMQQVEAEVPLTPEVAHLLEFIRQSKRGVAMGVRSRGSEMA